The following nucleotide sequence is from Trichormus variabilis 0441.
GCTAATTCTTGGATGCAAACACCTGCTGGTGGCGAAATGGTGAATGGTAAATTCATCGTCCATGACTTTATCCAAGCCATTTTTAATCCAGCAGCATTAAGTAGTTGGTTTCACATGGTTTTGGCGATTTTAGAAACTGCACTATTTGTAATTGGCGGAATTAGTGCATGGTATATTCTCAAGAATCGCCATCATGCTTTCTTCAGTAAATCTTTCAAACTGGCTCTAGCTCTAGCTATTTTTGTCACTCCTCTACAACTATTTGTTGGTCATATCAGTGGTGAACAAGTTTATCACAACCAACCCACAAAATTAGCTGCAATAGAAGCAATTTGGGATACTATTCCCGCCGGAGAATCTGCACCTTGGACAGCATTAGTTGCACCTGATATAGCTGGAGAGAAAAATCATTGGGAACTGAATATTCCTCATGCTTTGAGTTACATCTTAGAAATGAAACCCACTCTTTCTGAACCAGTACAAGGCTTGAAAGAGTGGAAACCACAAGATAGACCCCATGCTATCAGTCTTATTTTCTATTCTTTCCGCATCATGGTGGGAATTGGCTTCTTTTTATGTGGGTTAATGTTGTTCAGTGTTGTTCAATGGTGGCGCGGTAAACTTGCCATAGAAAATATCACTCAACAACGTTGGTTGATGCGAGGTTGGATATTTGCTGCGCCTTTAGGATATATGGCTGTGGAGTTTGGTTGGATAGTGCGAGAAGTGGGAAGACAACCTTGGACTGTATACGGAAAAATTCGTACAGCAGATGCAGTTTCTCATCTCCCAGCAAATACGGTTCTCACTTCATTGATAGCTTATATAGTTATCTATTTGCTGTTATTTAGTTCTGCTTTGTACTTTGGTAGTCGCATTGTTCGCCAAGGGCCAAATTTGGAATTACCACTACCAATAGGTAGTAATGAAAGAGAATTTGTGAGTGAAGTTGTAGGAGTAAATATTCAGGAAGGAGAGGTTTAATGGATACATTGGAACAAATATTACCGATAGTTTGGTTTGGTATTATTGCCTTATTTCTCTCCATTTATTTGATTACTGATGGTTTTGATTTAGGAGTGGGAATTTTAACTTTAAGGCGGAAGGATGAGGAAGAAAAAGGCATTTTGATTAACACTTTAAGTAGTGTTTGGGATGCTAATGAAACTTGGCTAGTGTGTACTGGAGGGGCTTTATTTGGGGCTTTTCCTCTGGCTTATGCGACAATTGTCAATGCCCTGTATATTCCAATTAGCTGCATGGTAATTGGATTTATTTTGCGGGCGGTTGCATTTGAATTTCGAGAACATTCCCACAATAAAACTTTTTGGAGTATTGCCTTCGGCGGTGGTAGTTTATTAGCTACATTATCCCAAGGATTAATTCTGGGTGGGGTTTTAGCTGGAATCAAAGTTGATAGTACAGGTGCGTTTATTGGTGGAATTTGGGATTGGTTAAATTTGCCATCAATTCTAGTAGCTTTAACTGTCATGCAAGGCTATGTGATGATTGGTGCAACCTATCTAATTATCAAGACAGAAGGTGAACTACAAAAAACCTACTATCGCACAGCTATATTATCAACTTGGGCGACAGTTATCGGGGCAATTTTGATTACTGCTGCTGTTCCAGTGTTCTATGAAAATATACGCGATCGCTTGTTTCATCAACCAGAAGTATTTATCTTTGCGTTAATTCCTATACTGGCTCTTTTAGCAGTTAGCCGATTAATTTACAGCATCAATGCTCGTCAGGAGATGACACCTTTTATTTGGGCAGTTGTGGTATTCTTAATTACAACTGTAGGTTTAGCTTTTGTCGTCTTTCCTTACATTATTCCCACCCAAATCACCATTTTTGAGGCAGCTTCTTCCTTTAGTTCTCAAGTTTTGATGATTACCTTCATTGGCTTTTTTGTACCGATTATGCTTTTCTACAATGCCTATCTATATAGGGTATTTCGGGGCAAAGTAGTTAGTAGTTATTATGGGGAATAATATCTAATTCAGTCTGAGAAAAAGTATAATTTAGCCATAATGCACCAATTCGGTGCATTATGTCTTATTTTAACTAACTTTGTAATCACAACCGAAATTATTGAGATTAAGTAGTATATTGGCGATTTTGATCATGGAAAAGTATTAACGTTAACTTTTCTACAAGTTTGACAGTTGGTCTTTTGACATTATGGTCATTGTCATCTGATGATAAAAATCATATTTGCTTCAAGTATTTCCTATTAAAATATAGAGGTGCATACATACCTGCTATAAAGTTAAGGGATACAAATTTCTTTGTATCCCTTATTTATTAATATTTGCGATCTAATTAGGTTTTGTATGCAGATAGGAAGAAACTACCATCTGGGACTTTGGAAAAAAAATCAACAATTATTTCTCAAATTGGTATCACCTATTCTCCATAATGTGTGCCTGCAACTTTCCCGCGAAACACAATGTAATTGTAGATGTTGTAGAACAACATAATGGGAATCAAAAATCCAATGAAGATAATCATGAACACTAACGCGCTAGGTGCTGCGGCTGCTTGATAAATGGTAATACCTGGAGGGATGATATAGGGAAAAACAACTAATCCCAAACCTACAAAGGTAAGTAGAAAAAGCAGCACTGTCCAAACTAAAGGAGTGGTTTCTGCTTTGCGGTTCAGGCTTTGAATCAATAACCCAATCAGCAGCACACCTAACACAGGAATGAGTGAAAATAGATATACTTCTGGTTGGTGAAATAACTTTGCCCTGGCATTTTCATACACAACAGGGGTGGCGATGGTGATTAAAATTGCACCTATAAGGGTTGTCCAAGCAGCAATTTTTGCTGTGCGGTAATGGGATGTTTGCAGTTCTCCCTCAGTTTTTAAGATGAGATAAGTAGAGCCAATCAATACATAACCTTGAATCAATGTCAAGGCAACTAAGAGCGATCGCCAATCGAGCCAATCCCACATACTACCGATAAAGTGACCGGATTGATCCACCTTAATGCCTTCTAAAATGCTCCCCAAGGCAAATCCTTGAAACAGCGCCGCCATGAAACTTCCAACTCCAAAGGCGACGTTCCAAAATACTTTGTTTGTCGAATGTTCTCGAAACTCAAAAGCCACAGCCCGAAAAATCAAACCAAATATCATCCCAAAAATGGGAATGTAGAGCGCATTCAAAATGGTGCCATAAGCCAGAGGAAATGCTCCAAATAATGCACCCCCCATCAACACCAGCCAGGTTTCATTGGCATCCCAAATATTACCCAAACTCGTCATTAAAATGTCCCGTCGCTCCTCATTGGAACTGCTTAGGGACAAGATACCTACGCCTAGATCAAACCCGTCTAACATGACGTAGAGAAACAAAAACAGAGCCAAGATAATAAACCATACCTGGGCTAAAAAGTGTTCTAAATTCTCCATACAATTACCTATTGCTGTGCTTCCACAGGACGCTGATCGGGAACAAATTCAGCCGGAGTAGTTTCTACGCCTGGTTTGGTGTCAATACCTGGAACCGGAAGCTCCAAATTGGGGCCTTGACGAATGATTCGACTACCAAAGAATAAGGCACAAATAAACAGGGCTGTATAAATTCCTGCAAAAATTACCAAGGATGTTAAAACTTCACTAGCTGGTAAGTGGGAAACGCCATCTGCTGTGCGAATTTTCCCATAAACTACCCAAGGTTGCCGCCCGACACAACGCACAATCCAGCCTGATTCTACAGCAATATAGCCCAATGGAGCCGCTAAAATCCAGATTCGCAGGAGCCATTTTTGCTTGGCGATCGCTTCTGGTGAGAGTTTACCTCGCAACCATTGAATCACACTGATACCCATCAAGCCAGCCAAGAAAAAGCCGATACCGCTCATGATGCGGAAGGCGTAATAAATCAAACCCACCATCCGGGGGCGATCTTCAGGTTTCCACTCTTTCAATCCCAGAACGGGTTTAGACAGATTTTTCTTAAATTCCAAAATGTAGCCTAAGCCGTTGGGAATTGAGATTTCCCAGTCATTTTGCTCAGTCTGATTATTGGGTAATGCAACTACACTCCAGGGCGCAGGCTGTCCGGCTGGAGAGGTTTCCCACTTAGCTTCCATCGCTGCGAGTTTTGTAGGCTGATAGTCAGCTACCTGTTCAGCGCTGAGGTGTCCGACATAGATTTGTAATGGGGTGACAGCGATCGCTGTTGCTAAGACAATTTTGAGCGATCGCGCAAAGAAAGCTTGATGACGGTTGTTGAGAATATACCAGGCGCTAATTCCCCCAATCACAAACAGAGAAGTTTCCAGTGTTCCCAAAAACATATGAGAGACACTGTTGACCATGAAGGGATTTAAAATTGCCTGAAAGTAATCATCAACAACAAACTTCCCATTTACTATTTCCCCACCGGCTGGGGTCTGCAACCAAGAGTTTGCCGCTAAAATCCAGAAGGTAGATAGGTTTGCACCAAAAGCAACCATAATCGTGGCAAAATAGTGAATCACTGGGTTTACTCTTTCCCAGCCAAACAGCATGATACCCAAAAATCCGGCTTCTAGCATGAATGCCATCGAAGCCTCAAAGCCTAAAATGCTGCCAAAAAAGTCGCCTACCGCTTCGGAAAATGGGGCCCAGTTCATACCAAATTGAAACTCCATTGGTAAGCCAGATGCTACACCAATACCGAAATTCAACACATATAGCTTGGCCCAGAAACGAGCATGGTGATAGTAATCAGGATTGCGTGTTTTTAGCCACATTCCTTCAACGATAACCAGATAAATCCCCATCCCAGTGGTGAGAACAGGCCATAGCATATGAAAAATCGCCGTCAGTGCAAACTGCATCCGCGACAAAGCAACGGTGTCCGATAGAAAATCCATCAACTAACCTCTGAATTTGTTTCAATCTTGACTTGCATATCATCTTGGGGTAATAGTTGCATGGTAACGGAAGATTTCTACCTTTTCATAATATACTTCTCGCAAAAGTCCTTCTTTGCTTCTACCGAAAGCGGTTCCGCTTTAGAGGTATGGGTTTAGACAAACTAAAGTTCCTTAATGCAAGCGTGCAATCAAGCGATCGCCAACTCGCAACGCATTGGCAATAATAGTTAAAGCCGGACTTACCCCAGAGTTAGAAGGGAAGAAGCTACCATCAACAACATAGAGATTATTCACATCATGGGTGCGACAATCAATGTCAAGCACAGATGTAGCTGCATCTTCCCCAAACCGACAAGTACCGCATTGATTCGCCACAACTTGAATCGGGCTATCACTACGGGGATAAATACCGCGACGAAACACCGGGTTTTCCGAACTGCGATCTACAGCTTTTAGCACATCAGTCCAGCGATAAATTAGGCGATCGTGTGCCTCGATATTATTAGGCGTATAATCCAAATACAACTTATCACCCACAACCCGCACCCGATTTTTCGGGTTAGGTAAATCTTCCGTTTGTAACCACCAACCAATAGAATGATTGGCTAACTGTCGCATTCCAAACCCAGGTACTAACCTCGACATCAGCGATAACAAAGGCGATGCTTCGGACGGAATCATTTCTTGCAGAATACTACCTGTATTTTGAATATGACCCATCGGGAAAGGAAAATCTAATTCTCCCCAATAAAAATCATTCACAGCAATTGTTTTCTGAAACACAGTCGGGTTTGGTGTCGGACTTAGTTGCACCATCGCCGTCATCAGGTGTTTCATAAAATTACGTCCCACCAAATCGGAACTATTAGCAAGTCCCTTTGGGTGTTTGTCATTAACTGAACGTAACAGCAACGCCGCCGAATTTACCGCACCACAAGCTAGAACTACGATATCTGCAAAAAATAGATAGGATTGTCCATCAATTTCTGCTTCCACAGCTTTTACTTCCATACCAGATGGATTAGTGTGTAAACGCACAACCTTAGCTGAGGTTTTTAAGGTGACGTTAGAATGTGACAAAGCTGGGTTAATTCCCACAGTATGAGCATCAGCTTTGGCATCTATTTTACAAGGGAAACCATCACAAGTATGACATCGGATACAATCACTCTTGAGTGCTAAAGGTAAATGTGTTGGATGTAGCCCTTGTTGGGAGATAGCATCAGCAATTGTTTGCATCCGCGCTTCGTGACTTACTTCTGCATAAGGATAAGGTTCGCTGCGGGGTGGTTCTGTTGGGTCATCGCCTGATTTACCGTGGACATGGTAGAGTTTTTCCGCTTCGGTGTAATAGGGTTCAAAGTCTTGGTATGTCAAAGGCCACTCAATTGAAACCCCATCTTGATGTTTAACCTCTTGAAAATCTCGTTCCCGCATCCGCAACAGTGCAGCACCATATACTTTTGTATTTCCACCTACCCAATAGTTAATTTGGGGACGAAAAGGTTCGCCAGTGCTGTCGTACCATTGTTCTTGAGTGTGATAACGTTCTTTTTTAAAGACTTCAACAGCACTCCAGTTTTCTTCTTCTTTGGGGAGAAAATTGCTGCGTTCTAGAATGAGGATTTTTTTGCCTGTTGGGGCGAGTTTATATGCTAATGTACCGCCACCAGCACCGGTGCCAACGATGATAATATCGTAGTGTTGATCGTCAATAATCATATAAAATTTTTCTCTCTGAAGATAAGAATAGGAAAATCTCACGCATTCGACGGAGTCGTTCCCGCAGGGTAGGCGCAAAGACGCAAAGGTAAGGATTTATTACTCATTGCCAGATATAAATGAGGAGAAATAAAATAATCCAAATTACATCAACAAAGTGCCAAAATAGGGAAGTTGCATCTACGCCAAAATGACCTTTGTCATAATTACCGGGAATAAGCGATCGCACTAACATAATTAACTGCAATAACACACCAGTAAAAACGTGCAAACCGTGAAATCCTGTTAATAGATAAAACATTCCCCCAAATACACCAGATGTGACAGTAAAATGCAGGCTACTCCATTCAACTGCTTGACCATATAAGAAGTAGCTACCCATCATCATTGTTGTTAACCAAAGTAGGCGAAAACCCCACATATTATGGCGTTTAAGGGCAAGTTCCGCGAAATAAATCACAAAACTACTAGAAACCAAAATCACCGTATTAATTGCCGGTTCCCTAACTTCTAATCCCTCAACACCAGGCGGTAGCCAATCAGGAGTTGTGGTTTTATAAACGATATATCCCGCGAAAAAACTCAGAAAAATGATGCTTTCCGAAAGTAAAAATACGATAAAGCCAAACATACTATTGGCTGCTTCATCGTGAGTATGTTCAACAGTCCTCGTCTCCAAAGACTCCTGCAACTCTTCTCGACTAATAGAACTATTCACAGTCATAGTTGAATTTTCACTAATTTTTTTTGGTTTGTAGTGGGGACTTTAGTCCTCTCCTCTCCTGGAAACAAAATTAAGGACTGGAGTCCTTACTACGAACATCGCACTAGGTTTAAAGTATGAATTAATTCAAATCTCTTGCTAACTCTTGCTTTTCCAGATTCGCCGTCAACGGTTCAGACTTCCCATACCCGTAAGGTTCCGAAATCACCACAGGAATCTCCTCAAAATTCTCCACCGGCGGCGGAGAAGCCACCAGCCACTCCAACCCAATAGCCCGCCAAGGATTATCCGGTGCTTTCTCACCCTGTACCCAAGAACCAATCATGTTCAAAATAAAGGGTAATGTAGACATCCCCAACAAAAAGCCACCAATACTAGCAATCACATTCCAAAAAGCATATTCTGGGTCGTAGGAAGAAACCCGCCGCAACATCCCTTGTAAGCCTAATGGGTGCATCGGTAAAAAGTTGAGGTTAGTCCCGATGAATGATAACCAAAAATGCAGCTTACCCAAGCCTTCGTAATACATCCGCCCAGTCATCTTGGGGAACCAGTGATAAAAGGCGGCAAACATCCCCATTGTCACAGTCCCGTAGAGGACGTAATGAAAGTGACCAACTACGAAATAAGTATTATTAACATGAATATCAATTGGTACTGCGGAAAGCATAATGCCTGTGATACCAGCAAACACAAACATAATCAATCCACCCAAAGCAAACAGCATCGGGGTATCGAGACGCAGTTTACCTCCCCAAATTGTTGCCACCCAAGCAAACACTTTGATCCCGGTGGGGACGGAAACAAACATTGTGGAAATCATGAACACTATCCGCATCCAGGCTGGTGTACCACTGGCAAACATATGATGTACCCAGACAAAACCACTCACACCAGCAATTAATAGAGAGGAAACGGCGACTACTTTATAGCCAAACAGAGGTTTACGGCTATAAACTGGGAATATTTCGGAAAAAATGCCAAAAATAGGTAGTATAATTACGTAGACTGCTGGATGTGAATAGAACCAAAAGAAGTGTTGAAAGAGAACTGCATTACCGCCCTTGGCAGGGTCAAAAAACGCTGTACCAATGCTGAGGTCAAGTAACAACATAACTGCGCCTGCCGTCAATGCAGGTAATCCAAACAATTGGATAATCTGGGCGCTGAACACTGCCCAAACATAAGCCGGCATCCGAAAGAAGGTCATTCCTGGGGCGCGCATTTTGACAATTGTTGTCACAAAATTAACACCACCCATAATTGAGGATACACCCGATATGGCTACAGCTATCAGCCAGAGAAATTGACCGTTAATGAGATTACCTGTAGGATTTTGCAGACTCACTGGGGGATAAGACCACCAACCGGCTTGGGCTGGGCCACCGGGTAGGAAGAAACTAGCCATGAGGATAATTCCAAATACTGGCACCATCCAGAAGGCGACGGCATTCAGGCGGGGAAATGCCATGTCTCGCGCTCCAATCATTAGCGGGACAAGGTAGTTTGCTAGACCAACTAAGACAGGAAAAGTCCACAAGAACAGCATGATTGTGCCATGCATGGTGAACATGGCATTGTATACTGTGCGGTCAACTAAATCGGCTTCTGGGGTGATTAGTTCGCCGCGAATAATCATGGCGAAGATACCGCCGATGAGGAAGAAGAGAAAGGAGGTGACGATATATTGGATACCGATGACTTTGTGGTCGGTGCTGAAGGTGAAGTAGGTTTTCCAGGTGGTGGGGGGATGGTGCTGTGTTTCTGTTATTTTGGGTTTTTCGATTTGGGTATTTGTCATAATTTTCACGCAGAGGCGCAGAGAAATTGAGTTTAAGAGGGGAAGTTGACTAGAGGCGGTGGTGCGGGTACGACTGTGGGATAGCCTGTGGTGAATCCGCCTTTGATTTTTTGGGCGTATTCGTTAGCGGCTTGATTATTGGCTGGGACGGGTTTTTGGGTTGCGGCTAATTTCAGCCAGTGGTTGTAATCTTCTATTGATTCGACTACTACATCAGTTTGCATGGCTGCAAAGTAAGTACCGCTAAATTGGGAGTCGCGCAGTCGATATTTACCTGGGCGAATGGGGGTAAATTCAAAGTCGATGGTTTGTTTGGGTACTATGTCTTGTTTTAGTCGAAAGGCGGGAATGTAAAAGCCGTGGAGAACATCTGCTGATTGGAGTGCTAAACTAATGCGTCGATTAACTGGTAAATGTAATTCGGTGCTGGTAACGTTTTGATTGGGGTAGCGGAAAACCCAAGCCCATTGTTTGGCAAGGACTTCTATTTTTTCAACGGGTTCGGTTGTAGATTCCATTGTTGCTGCATGGGCTGATGCCATTGTATGTATGTGCATGGCTTCCATCGGCCCTTGAATTGCCATTTCTGCATAGATGTTGTAGCTGTAGGTAGCAATCCACAGCACTAAGAGAATGGGAATTGTTGTCCAAACTACTTCTAAGGTGATATTCCCTTCAATTGGGGGGCCATCGCTGGTGTCATATTTACCTGCGCGATGAAAAATTATGGAATAGATGACGGTTCCAGTTACGCCCAGGAAAATGAAGGTTCCCAAGGTGACTAAAAAGCTAAATAGTTCATCTATAAGTTTGGATTCGGCGGCGGCTTGGGGGGGGAACCAGGAATAGGCTTGTTCTCCCATCCAGAGGCTTGCACCTGTGAGGGCGATCGCACAGCCAATTAAAATCAAGATATTCCGAATTTTCATTTCAATACCGCATTAATATCTTTACCCAATTTCAGTAATTGATCTGCCGTATTATGTACGCCAAACTCTGCCGCCAGTTGCGCTCCTAATGTGCCATGAACGAACATAATAAACATGATGAAAAATCCAGCCGCTAGATAACTCCACTGCACTTGTTGACTGCTATCTTTTCGCCATACATAACGCTGAAATCCTCTCCAGACAGTCATTCCAATTATCAATGCTAAGAGGAGGACACCACCAACACCATGCCACAGCATTGTTTCCATCGCTTGGAATCCCCAAGCACTTTTTAAATCTGTTGGTGCTTGTGCCAACATGATTTCGTAAAAACCTGCGGCCACGGTAAAAAAGGTGATGATGGCGGAAGCCAGCATATTGTACCAACCCACATCAAAGAAGCCGGTACGAGTGGCGGGAATGGCTAAAAATTTGAAGACAGGCTTTTCCAGGGGGAATAATACACCCACAACATCAAAGGCAATGGCGATGATAAATAAACCCAAGGTGAGATGGACTAAGTTGGGATGAATGGGAATAGTGTAAGGTAGTCCGTTTGCGCCTAGTTGCCCTTGCAATTGTTCAATTAGTTGGGCATTCATCGCAAAACACCCGCCTTTACAGCTTCTACAACTGGTACTGTGTGCAGTCCATACACCCAGACTAATTCATCTCCTAGATACACTTGGAATAACACTAAACCAGTTAATACTAATCCTACTCCCAGATAGGGAACTGGTACTTTTTCTGGGTCACGTAACCGAATCACATAACGCCACCCTGTAATTGCGGCGATGATTCCTGAAAGCGACCAGCCAATTAGGGTATGTAAATTTAGGACTGGTTCAACTGCGTTGTAAGGTTCGGCTAAACCTGCTTCAATCTGACCAAAGATGATCGCAATAAAAATGGCTATGGTGGCGAAAAACATATTCCACCAACTGACTTCAAAAAGACGGGCGTTATGGCTAAAGTAACCCACTACATCACAAAATACGGCAAACAAGACCATTGCAATTACGAAGTGGACAACAATCGGATGGATGGTATCTGGGTAAGGTAAGTTGTGGTCGTTCAAAGGTGGAAGATATTCAAACATGGTCTTTTCCTGTGCAAATATCCTGCACTTAGTTAAACTTAACAATTATATTCTTCAAATAATGTCTTCAATAATGATTTATCCAGCTATTCTTTAACTTTTTTATAGATTTTTTAGTTTGACAAACTGTCAGAGATTAAAATGACAAACTGTCTTTTGACTTATTATTGTTTGACAGGATAAGTTAAGTAGATTTATCCTTGGCTTCAATCCACAATTCCAAACCTAAAATTGTTTGACATCCTGTCTTTTGACATTGATAAAAATATCACTATAGAATAGGTAAACTACTTGATATTGGTCTTAAATAATCTGGTATCAAAATGATTATTTGCTCAAAAAAGATTGAATATTTGGTAAATTTTATTGATTGAGTCAAAATCCACATATTCCTTAATTTTTGGATAATTGGAGGTTTAATCAAGATTCTAATTACTCCCTTATCAGTGTAAGATTATCGATGTGATTTCATCTACCCTGCTGCCTAAACAGTGATTTTTAGGCGTAAAAGAGTAGCTAACTGACGCTAAAAATCCCCTCCGACCTTAAGTCAGTTTGTGAAAAATGTCAAAAGACAGTTTTTCAGATTCAAGTCTGACAATTCGTCAAAGTTATTTATGAAGTTTGCAGGCGAATTTATGATGAATAAATTCTGGTTAATAAGAGTGAGAATACACTAAAAATCAAGATGAATCCTCTGCCAAATTACCGTCCCAAACAACTAAAATTAGGCCCTTTAGAGGCAGAGATTTTAAACATTATTTACTCTCTGGGTGCTACCACTGTTAAAGATATACATGAGCGTATTACTGCTGATCCAGACCGGGAGTTAACTTATTCCTCAGTGGCCACAGTACTGCATCGCCTCACTAAGAAAGGGTGGCTAGAATGTGTAAAACAGCAACGTCAATATATCTGGCGACCTTTGATTTCTTATTCAGAAGCCCAGTCTTTAGAAGCTTATGAACAGTTGCAGAGATTTCTCGCATTGGGGAAGCCGGAGATTGTAGCTGCTTTTGCTGACAGTCTGGATGAAGCTAGTGTGGCACAGTTTGAGGCGATCGCCCAAAAAATCCAAGCAGTTCGTGAACTCAGGGAGAAAAAATAATGCACCTGCTAATGGTAGTAATGGCGTTAATCCTAGCTTGGTACTTGAGAAGTCAGTGGTTATCCCCTATAGGAAACTGGACGGAACGTTTTCCCCGCGCCTTGTTGCTATTTCTCCTACCGCCATTACTTCTGTTAACTACAACATTTGCAGTGTTTTGCATGGGGCCTCATGGACATATTATGGTTTGGGGGTGGGAAGGTTGGGTTAGCTACGGACTGGCTATCAGTTTCTTAGGATTTGCAGGTGTCTTATGGCTAAAGTTGGTATGGGAGGGAAACCGGATGCTAAAACAAATTCGCACCTATCCCATAATTTATGTCTACGGTACACCAGCACGGTTACTAAATGCGCCTGTTGTTTATTGTGCTTTGGTTGGTTTTTGGAAACCTGAGTTAATTATCAGTCAGGGATTATTAGATACATTAGATGTCCCCCATGTCAAAGCTGTACTAGCCCATGAAGATGGACATCGCCACTACCGTGATACCTATTGGTTTTTCTTTTTCGGGTGGCTACGTCAATTAACCTCGTGGCTACCTCACACCGAATCTTTATGGCAAGAGTTGTTACTTTTAAGAGAAATACGCGCTGACTATTGGGCAAGTCAGACAGTTGATAGTCTGTTATTGGCAGAAGCTTTACTTTTGGTTGTCAATACGCCAATTTTATTAGAGTCAAATTTTTGTGCAGCTTTTGCCCAGCATATCTCAACCAATCATGTCACACAGAGAATAGATGCGCTTTTGCAGCAACCAAATTCTATGGGAACACCAAAACCTTGGTCTTGGGTGTGGTTAATTTTGGTGCTTGTGCCATTACTGGTGATTCCGTTTCATAATTAGAGAAATTAGGTCAGTATTTGAGTTCTTTTTAAGAGTAATTTAGACCATTTCAAGCACTAACTCTATATTTATTTGTAATCAAAAATACACTTAACAAACTTACTACTGTACTAATGATAAATATAAAAGTGTAGCCCATTGTACTTGCCAACATTCCACTCACAACTGTCGCAGCAATTCCACCTAAAAACATCACAGAAACCTGAATTGTGTAATCAGTAGCGGCTGTATTTTTTTCGCATTTATCCATCATGGCACTGAGTAAAGCAGTATATGCCATACTTTGGGTTGCATTAACTAAAATACAAACTGTATAAATTACAAGTAAACTACTCACACCAATGGCGGGAATAATA
It contains:
- a CDS encoding cytochrome ubiquinol oxidase subunit I, translating into MGFLSDPIILSRIQFAVTSVFHMLWPVLTIGMAGYLVVVEILWLLTKNPDYYRHARFWSKIYILNFGCGVASGVALEFEFGANWSPFSVAVGDFFGTILGFEGTMAFMLEAAFLGIMISGWNRVPSWLHLLSTIMVFVGASLSSFWIIVANSWMQTPAGGEMVNGKFIVHDFIQAIFNPAALSSWFHMVLAILETALFVIGGISAWYILKNRHHAFFSKSFKLALALAIFVTPLQLFVGHISGEQVYHNQPTKLAAIEAIWDTIPAGESAPWTALVAPDIAGEKNHWELNIPHALSYILEMKPTLSEPVQGLKEWKPQDRPHAISLIFYSFRIMVGIGFFLCGLMLFSVVQWWRGKLAIENITQQRWLMRGWIFAAPLGYMAVEFGWIVREVGRQPWTVYGKIRTADAVSHLPANTVLTSLIAYIVIYLLLFSSALYFGSRIVRQGPNLELPLPIGSNEREFVSEVVGVNIQEGEV
- the cydB gene encoding cytochrome d ubiquinol oxidase subunit II; the encoded protein is MDTLEQILPIVWFGIIALFLSIYLITDGFDLGVGILTLRRKDEEEKGILINTLSSVWDANETWLVCTGGALFGAFPLAYATIVNALYIPISCMVIGFILRAVAFEFREHSHNKTFWSIAFGGGSLLATLSQGLILGGVLAGIKVDSTGAFIGGIWDWLNLPSILVALTVMQGYVMIGATYLIIKTEGELQKTYYRTAILSTWATVIGAILITAAVPVFYENIRDRLFHQPEVFIFALIPILALLAVSRLIYSINARQEMTPFIWAVVVFLITTVGLAFVVFPYIIPTQITIFEAASSFSSQVLMITFIGFFVPIMLFYNAYLYRVFRGKVVSSYYGE
- the cydB gene encoding cytochrome d ubiquinol oxidase subunit II, producing MENLEHFLAQVWFIILALFLFLYVMLDGFDLGVGILSLSSSNEERRDILMTSLGNIWDANETWLVLMGGALFGAFPLAYGTILNALYIPIFGMIFGLIFRAVAFEFREHSTNKVFWNVAFGVGSFMAALFQGFALGSILEGIKVDQSGHFIGSMWDWLDWRSLLVALTLIQGYVLIGSTYLILKTEGELQTSHYRTAKIAAWTTLIGAILITIATPVVYENARAKLFHQPEVYLFSLIPVLGVLLIGLLIQSLNRKAETTPLVWTVLLFLLTFVGLGLVVFPYIIPPGITIYQAAAAPSALVFMIIFIGFLIPIMLFYNIYNYIVFRGKVAGTHYGE
- a CDS encoding cytochrome ubiquinol oxidase subunit I; this translates as MDFLSDTVALSRMQFALTAIFHMLWPVLTTGMGIYLVIVEGMWLKTRNPDYYHHARFWAKLYVLNFGIGVASGLPMEFQFGMNWAPFSEAVGDFFGSILGFEASMAFMLEAGFLGIMLFGWERVNPVIHYFATIMVAFGANLSTFWILAANSWLQTPAGGEIVNGKFVVDDYFQAILNPFMVNSVSHMFLGTLETSLFVIGGISAWYILNNRHQAFFARSLKIVLATAIAVTPLQIYVGHLSAEQVADYQPTKLAAMEAKWETSPAGQPAPWSVVALPNNQTEQNDWEISIPNGLGYILEFKKNLSKPVLGLKEWKPEDRPRMVGLIYYAFRIMSGIGFFLAGLMGISVIQWLRGKLSPEAIAKQKWLLRIWILAAPLGYIAVESGWIVRCVGRQPWVVYGKIRTADGVSHLPASEVLTSLVIFAGIYTALFICALFFGSRIIRQGPNLELPVPGIDTKPGVETTPAEFVPDQRPVEAQQ
- a CDS encoding GMC oxidoreductase; the protein is MIIDDQHYDIIIVGTGAGGGTLAYKLAPTGKKILILERSNFLPKEEENWSAVEVFKKERYHTQEQWYDSTGEPFRPQINYWVGGNTKVYGAALLRMRERDFQEVKHQDGVSIEWPLTYQDFEPYYTEAEKLYHVHGKSGDDPTEPPRSEPYPYAEVSHEARMQTIADAISQQGLHPTHLPLALKSDCIRCHTCDGFPCKIDAKADAHTVGINPALSHSNVTLKTSAKVVRLHTNPSGMEVKAVEAEIDGQSYLFFADIVVLACGAVNSAALLLRSVNDKHPKGLANSSDLVGRNFMKHLMTAMVQLSPTPNPTVFQKTIAVNDFYWGELDFPFPMGHIQNTGSILQEMIPSEASPLLSLMSRLVPGFGMRQLANHSIGWWLQTEDLPNPKNRVRVVGDKLYLDYTPNNIEAHDRLIYRWTDVLKAVDRSSENPVFRRGIYPRSDSPIQVVANQCGTCRFGEDAATSVLDIDCRTHDVNNLYVVDGSFFPSNSGVSPALTIIANALRVGDRLIARLH